A region from the Cannabis sativa cultivar Pink pepper isolate KNU-18-1 chromosome 9, ASM2916894v1, whole genome shotgun sequence genome encodes:
- the LOC115719566 gene encoding ATPase family AAA domain-containing protein At1g05910: MHSKRSGQSDEPDSRPVRSSDRLRRTPKAYGRAYYFYGPANIIRKRKGKTKTRTAASRIAKMLSPGNRSRRTHHASNNNNEDETNLRRSTRKRKMVDRRDYTDSSGSEDEDMMRPSYRSSRNQIDNNVSQDELSFPKNINTMENKSMPRREGLRPRRLRGAARGQRTMESDDEQGSSEEKVGEDDTENGNDIEDIEVSDGQNEGEGEGEGEGEGEGEGEGEAEVEAEVEADGDDDGEEDGDDGEEDGDDGEEDGDDEEGEEEQDGRRRYDLRNRVRRMSLEEGKPRTRSTRRVLRQGMGTKVSRDVRKSGSRVHKRHRITRTEESDDSLLVDELDQGPAIPWGRGGSRSGPPWLFGGLDMHGTTTWGLNAAASGWGHQGDALATLTSGIQTAGPSSKGGADIQPLQVDESVSFEDIGGLSEYIDALKEMVFFPLLYPDFFASYHITPPRGVLLCGPPGTGKTLIARALACAASKAGQKVSFYMRKGADVLSKWVGEAERQLKLLFEEAQRNQPSIIFFDEIDGLAPVRSSKQEQIHNSIVSTLLALMDGLDSRGQVVLIGATNRIDAIDGALRRPGRFDREFNFPLPGCEARAEILDIHTRKWQHPPSNELKLELAASCVGYCGADLKALCTEAAIRAFREKYPQVYTSDDKYVIDVDSVRVEKCHFVEAMSAITPAAHRGATVQSRPLSSVVKPCLQRHLLKAMNSIFDNFPPLAMSSELTKLSLLSYGSAIPLVYRPRLLLYGSEGSGLDHLGPAILHELEKFPVHSLGLSSLLSDPSAKTPEEALVHIFGEARRTTPSILYLPQFHLWWETAHEQLRAVLLTLLEELPSDLPILLLGTSSVSLAEIDSESASIFSLRSVYEVGELTKEDRILFFDHLIEAALSVLSVGMAKKTQELSSTPELPKAPKVVSGPKISELKAKIEAEQHALRRLRMCLRDICNRILYDKRFSAFHYPVSDEDAPNYRSVIQSPMDMATLLQRVDSGQYITCSAFLQDFDLIVSNAKSYNGDDYNGARIVSRGYELRDAVHGMLSQMDPALVACCDKIAAQGGPMNIPEEFGGSTFPSTPVVQLGTTRASNRLRNVQPEVNLDQSYEALKRPKKNVDTANTEEKSRQQEPLKPSQESEVMDVNPERLETSVAEQNNDEASAREVEVSDSTDGGGSLDVAMLDVKFANQVKSVKQNFVDRSENFNIPQLERLYTRIMKGIFEIKDKVSGDDPKASILSFLHKFVEDKANF; this comes from the exons ATGCATTCAAAGCGATCGGGGCAGAGTGATGAGCCGGATTCGAGGCCGGTTAGGTCCAGCGACCGGCTCAGGAGGACACCTAAGGCTTATGGGCGCGCTTACTACTTCTACGGCCCCGCCAATATCATTCGGAAGAGGAAGGGCAAGACCAAGACCCGCACCGCTGCTTCTCGCATTGCCAAGATGCTCTCTCCTGGAAATCGCTCTCGCCGGACCCATCACGCCTCTAATAACAACAAC GAAGACGAAACTAACCTCCGGCGGTCAACTAGAAAGCGGAAGATGGTAGATCGTAGGGACTATACGGACAGTTCAGGTTCCGAGGATGAGGACATGATG agaCCCTCATATCGATCTTCGAGGAACCAGATTGATAATAATGTTAGCCAAGATGAGTTATCATTCCCGAAGAATATAAATACTATGGAAAATAAATCAATGCCTCGACGGGAAGGATTACGGCCTCGTCGTTTGAGGGGAGCTGCAAGAGGGCAGCGAACTATGGAATCTGATGATGAACAAGGCAGTTCAGAAGAAAAAGTTGGTGAAGATGACACCGAAAATGGGAATGACATTGAAGATATTGAAGTAAGTGATGGTCAAAATGAAGGTGAAGGTGAAGGTGAAGGTGAAGGCGAAGGTGAGGGTGAGGGTGAAGGCGAAGCTGAAGTTGAAGCTGAAGTTGAAGCTGATGGCGATGATGATGGAGAGGAAGATGGCGATGATggagaggaagatggtgatgaTGGCGAGGAAGATGGTGATGATGAAGAGGGTGAAGAAGAACAAGATGGAAGAAGGCGGTATGATCTCAGGAATCGAGTCCGTCGTATGTCTCTAGAAGAAGGAAAGCCGAGAACTAGATCTACTCGAAGGGTTTTACGTCAAGGAATGGGGACTAAGGTTAGCAGGGATGTTAGGAAAAGTGGATCACGGGTTCATAAGCGTCACCGGATTACAAGAACAGAAGAATCTGATGACTCTCTTCTTGTGGATGAGTTGGATCAAGGCCCTGCAATTCCATGGGGACGGGGTGGGAGTAGATCTGGACCACCTTGGCTCTTTGGCGGGCTTGACATGCATGGGACAACAACATGGGGATTGAATGCTGCAGCCTCAGGTTGGGGTCATCAGGGTGATGCTTTGGCCACCTTGACTTCTGGGATTCAAACTGCAGGGCCAAGTTCAAAGGGAGGGGCTGATATTCAACCTTTACAGGTTGATGAGAGTGTGAGTTTTGAAGACATTGGTGGACTTTCAGAATATATTGATGCGTTGAAGGAAATGGTTTTCTTTCCTTTATTATATCCTGATTTCTTTGCCAGTTATCATATCACCCCACCAAGGGGGGTATTGTTGTGTGGCCCCCCAGGCACTGGAAAGACGCTGATTGCTAGGGCATTGGCTTGTGCTGCATCAAAAGCTGGGCAGAAGGTGAGCTTTTATATGCGTAAGGGTGCTGATGTCTTAAGCAAATGGGTTGGTGAGGCAGAAAGACAATTGAAGCTACTTTTTGAGGAAGCACAAAGGAATCAACCTTCCATAATTTTCTTTGATGAAATAGATGGACTTGCTCCTGTGAGGTCTAGCAAACAAGAACAGATTCACAATTCCATCGTATCTACTTTGCTTGCTCTGATGGATGGTCTTGATTCTCGTGGACAAGTTGTTTTAATTGGTGCAACAAACCGAATTGATGCTATTGATGGAGCCTTGCGTCGTCCTGGTCGTTTTGATCGGGAGTTCAACTTTCCTTTGCCTGGTTGTGAGGCACGTGCTGAAATATTAGATATACATACCCGCAAATGGCAGCATCCTCCTTCAAATGAGTTGAAACTAGAACTTGCAGCTAGTTGTGTTGGATATTGTGGTGCTGATTTGAAGGCTCTTTGCACTGAAGCTGCCATTCGTGCATTCCGTGAAAAGTATCCTCAGGTTTATACAAGTGATGACAAATATGTCATAGATGTTGATTCAGTCAGGGTTGAGAAGTGTCATTTTGTTGAAGCCATGTCAGCCATTACTCCTGCTGCTCACAGAGGTGCCACTGTTCAATCTAGACCGTTGTCTTCAGTAGTTAAACCGTGTTTGCAAAGACATTTGCTTAAAGCCATGAACTctatatttgataattttccCCCCCTTGCAATGTCTTCTGAATTGACTAAGCTCTCTTTACTTTCCTATGGATCGGCAATTCCTCTTGTCTATAGGCCCCGGCTTCTGTTGTATGGGAGTGAAGGTTCTGGACTG GATCATCTTGGGCCTGCAATTTTGCACGAACTAGAGAAGTTCCCTGTTCATTCTCTGGGTCTATCATCTCTACTTTCTGATCCCAGTGCAAAGACTCCTGAGGAGGCATTGGTACATATATTTGGTGAAGCAAGAAGAACAACACCGTCCATCCTTTATTTGCCCCAGTTTCATCTTTGGTGGGAGACT GCACACGAGCAATTGAGGGCTGTTTTGCTGACCTTGTTAGAAGAATTGCCATCTGATTTACCTATATTATTACTTGGGACTTCATCAGTATCCCTTGCTGAAATTGATTCAGAGTCTGCTTCAATATTTTCGCTCCGTTCTGT cTACGAGGTTGGTGAACTAACTAAAGAAGACAGAATATTGTTTtttgatcatttaattgaagCTGCTTTGTCAGTCTTGTCGGTGGGGATGGCAAAGAAAACCCAGGAGTTGTCATCTACTCCTGAACTTCCTAAGGCTCCAAAAGTGGTAAGTGGACCAAAGATCTCTGAGTTAAAAGCCAAGATAGAAGCTGAGCAGCATGCCCTTCGCCGATTGCGGATGTGCCTAAGAGATATTTGCAACCG GATTTTATATGATAAACGGTTTAGTGCCTTCCACTATCCTGTCTCAGATGAAGACGCTCCCAACTATCGTTCAGTAATCCAAAGCCCAATGGACATGGCTACTCTTTTGCAGCGAGTTGATTCTGGGCAGTATATTACATGTTCGGCATTTCTTCAAGATTTTGATCTCATAGTATCCAATGCAAAG AGTTATAATGGAGATGATTACAACGGTGCTAGGATCGTTAGCAGAGGCTATGAGCTTCGAGATGCT GTTCATGGAATGCTGTCACAGATGGACCCTGCTCTTGTTGCATGCTGTGACAAGATTGCAGCACAAGGTggtccaatgaatataccagaAGAATTCGGGGGATCTACTTTTCCTTCAACTCCTGTTGTGCAGTTGGGAACAACTAGGGCAAGTAATCGACTTCGAAATGTCCAGCCAGAGGTAAATCTGGATCAAAGTTATGAGGCTCTAAAACGACCGAAAAAGAATGTAGATACTGCAAATACAG AAGAGAAGTCTCGACAACAAGAGCCATTAAAGCCATCTCAGGAATCAGAAGTAATGGATGTAAATCCCGAAAGGCTAGAAACATCTGTTGCTGAGCAGAATAATGATGAAGCTTCTGCCAGAGAAGTTGAAGTTTCTGATTCTACCGATGGAGGTGGATCTCTTGATGTTGCAATGTTAGATGTTAAGTTTGCAAACCAGGTGAAGTCTGTAAAGCAGAATTTTGTGGATCGATCAGAAAACTTCAACATTCCACAGCTGGAGAGACTTTACACCCGAATTATGAAGGGAATTTTTGAAATCAAGGATAAGGTAAGTGGAGACGATCCCAAGGCTTCAATCTTGAGTTTTTTGCACAAGTTTGTGGAGGACAAAGCAAATTTCTAG